A window of the Branchiibius hedensis genome harbors these coding sequences:
- a CDS encoding MFS transporter, producing MTTIPTAGPRTYPSLRAAWIPMAALCLAFFVEMVDNTLLTIALPTIGRDLHADTTSLQWVTGAYSLTFGGLLLTAGSSADRFGRRRVLSYGLAAFGIISLGVAFVNTSGQLIALRAALGLAAAAMAPVTNSLVFRLFDDQTLRMRAITVMMVVGMSGFILGPILGGTVLTHLSWHWLLLVNAPIALIAWLGVRAGVPADDPSGLTSDALDLPGAVLSIATIGLACYGLTSGVEHGWTAPLTLVCFVAAVAALVGFIVRERRAAEPMLDLSYFSRGPVRGAAIAQVGTSIAMAGVMFALILHFQYAWGWSPMRAGLANLPMILTMILATPISEGLAKKFGHRMACLAGAGFLAAGLAGLAWGVEHNYWAIAVSMVVMTIGLRTVMTICAVALVDAMPANRTSIAAALNDTAQEVGTSVGTAIVGTLIAVLVTQVLPEGTWSSELVASFFRGERILFTVLAIVVGVVAAAGALTLTNSHSVEEHPAEDLAEAAA from the coding sequence ATGACCACGATCCCCACCGCGGGGCCGCGCACGTACCCCTCGCTGCGGGCGGCGTGGATCCCGATGGCCGCCCTGTGCCTGGCCTTCTTCGTCGAGATGGTCGACAACACCCTGTTGACCATCGCGCTGCCGACCATCGGTCGCGACCTGCACGCCGACACCACGTCTCTGCAGTGGGTGACCGGCGCCTACTCCCTCACCTTCGGCGGCCTACTACTCACGGCCGGCTCCAGCGCGGACCGGTTCGGGCGCCGTCGCGTCCTGTCCTACGGCCTCGCGGCGTTCGGGATCATCAGCCTCGGAGTCGCCTTCGTGAACACCAGCGGCCAACTCATCGCGCTACGTGCCGCGCTCGGCCTGGCGGCCGCCGCCATGGCACCGGTCACCAACTCGCTGGTCTTCCGGCTGTTCGACGACCAGACCCTCCGGATGCGCGCGATCACCGTGATGATGGTCGTCGGCATGTCCGGCTTCATCCTCGGTCCGATCCTCGGCGGGACGGTCCTGACCCACCTGTCGTGGCACTGGCTTCTGCTGGTCAACGCACCGATCGCACTCATCGCGTGGCTCGGCGTACGGGCCGGGGTGCCGGCGGATGACCCCAGCGGCCTCACGAGTGACGCACTCGACCTGCCGGGCGCCGTACTCTCCATCGCCACCATCGGACTGGCGTGTTACGGCCTGACCAGCGGCGTCGAGCACGGGTGGACCGCACCGCTGACGCTGGTCTGTTTCGTCGCCGCGGTCGCCGCGCTGGTCGGATTCATCGTGCGCGAGCGCCGGGCCGCTGAGCCGATGCTCGACCTGTCCTACTTCTCCCGCGGACCCGTGCGCGGTGCGGCGATCGCGCAGGTCGGCACCTCGATCGCCATGGCCGGGGTGATGTTCGCCCTGATCCTCCACTTCCAGTACGCCTGGGGGTGGAGTCCGATGCGGGCCGGCCTGGCGAACCTGCCGATGATCCTCACCATGATCCTGGCGACGCCGATCTCCGAGGGTCTGGCCAAGAAGTTCGGCCACCGGATGGCCTGTCTCGCCGGCGCCGGCTTCCTGGCCGCGGGGCTGGCCGGACTGGCCTGGGGTGTCGAGCACAACTACTGGGCCATCGCGGTGTCGATGGTGGTGATGACCATCGGGCTGCGGACCGTCATGACCATCTGCGCGGTCGCCCTGGTCGACGCGATGCCCGCCAACCGGACCTCCATCGCCGCCGCGCTCAACGACACCGCTCAGGAAGTCGGCACCAGTGTGGGTACGGCGATCGTCGGCACCCTGATCGCCGTCCTCGTCACCCAGGTCCTGCCGGAAGGCACGTGGAGTTCCGAGCTGGTCGCGTCGTTCTTCCGCGGCGAGCGGATCCTGTTCACCGTGCTGGCGATCGTCGTCGGCGTGGTCGCTGCCGCGGGTGCGCTGACGCTCACCAACTCGCACAGCGTCGAGGAGCATCCGGCGGAGGATCTCGCGGAGGCGGCCGCGTAG
- a CDS encoding DHA2 family efflux MFS transporter permease subunit: MAEQLADRRGVEPSAPANPWPALWAMVIGFFMILVDSTIVTIATPVIREKLHTDYNNVIWVTSAYLLAYAVPLLITGRLGDRFGPKKIYLIGLTLFTLSSLWCGLTDSISMLITARVVQGLGASLMTPQTMAVITRTFPPTSRGKAMALWGATAGVATLVGPILGGILVDGPGWEWIFFINVPVGVIGFVLAMRLVPELETHSHQFDWLGVVLSAAAMFLIVFGIQEGPTYDWGTIRGWISVPLLIIVGLVLFAVFIFWQAVNKNEPLIPLSLFKDRNFSLSNLAIACVSFCITAFAFPFTLWAQTARGWTPTQSALLMVPMALMTGFLAPVVGRLTDRVHPRILASTGFLASAVALIWLTFVVNTTSAVWEILATMALFGLGSAFLWAPLAATATRNLPMSAAGAGSGVYNATRQVGAVLGSAAIAAVLSARLTANLGPMASAANSAQEAPGTKLPPQVGVPFSTAMSQSLWLPVIALLVGLVISMFFEAPGHRVTRTQGKHAAGGVKHEAGTPSAGPAPEPAA, from the coding sequence ATGGCCGAACAACTAGCTGACCGGCGGGGTGTGGAGCCCTCCGCGCCAGCGAATCCGTGGCCGGCCCTGTGGGCGATGGTCATCGGGTTCTTCATGATCCTGGTCGACTCGACCATCGTCACGATCGCGACGCCCGTCATCCGCGAGAAGTTGCACACGGACTACAACAACGTCATCTGGGTCACCAGTGCCTACCTGTTGGCGTACGCCGTGCCGCTGCTGATCACCGGACGCCTGGGCGACCGCTTCGGTCCGAAGAAGATCTACCTGATCGGTCTGACGCTCTTCACATTGTCGTCGTTGTGGTGTGGTCTGACCGATTCCATCTCGATGCTGATCACGGCCCGCGTCGTGCAGGGTCTGGGTGCATCGCTGATGACGCCGCAGACGATGGCGGTCATCACGCGAACGTTCCCGCCGACCTCGCGCGGGAAGGCCATGGCGCTGTGGGGTGCGACTGCCGGTGTGGCGACCCTGGTGGGGCCCATCCTGGGCGGCATCCTGGTCGACGGTCCCGGGTGGGAGTGGATCTTCTTCATCAACGTGCCGGTCGGCGTCATCGGCTTCGTGTTGGCGATGCGCCTGGTCCCGGAGCTGGAGACGCACTCCCATCAGTTCGACTGGCTGGGCGTCGTCCTGTCCGCCGCCGCCATGTTCCTGATCGTTTTCGGTATCCAGGAGGGCCCGACGTACGACTGGGGCACCATCAGGGGCTGGATCTCGGTCCCGCTGCTGATCATCGTCGGTCTGGTGCTCTTCGCGGTCTTCATTTTCTGGCAGGCGGTCAACAAAAACGAGCCGCTCATCCCGCTCAGCCTCTTCAAGGACCGCAACTTCTCGCTGTCCAACCTGGCCATCGCCTGCGTGTCTTTCTGCATCACCGCCTTCGCATTCCCCTTCACGCTGTGGGCGCAGACGGCGCGTGGTTGGACGCCCACTCAGTCGGCTCTGCTGATGGTGCCGATGGCGTTGATGACCGGATTCCTGGCGCCGGTCGTCGGCCGACTCACCGACCGGGTGCATCCGCGGATCCTGGCCTCCACCGGGTTCCTGGCCTCGGCAGTCGCCCTGATCTGGTTGACGTTCGTGGTCAATACGACGTCCGCGGTCTGGGAGATCCTGGCGACGATGGCGCTGTTCGGCCTGGGTAGCGCGTTCCTGTGGGCGCCGCTGGCGGCGACCGCCACGCGCAACCTGCCGATGAGTGCCGCCGGTGCGGGTTCGGGCGTCTACAACGCGACCCGTCAGGTGGGTGCGGTGCTGGGCAGTGCCGCGATCGCCGCGGTGCTGTCCGCTCGGTTGACCGCGAATCTGGGCCCGATGGCGTCGGCGGCCAACTCCGCCCAGGAGGCGCCGGGGACCAAACTGCCGCCGCAGGTGGGCGTGCCGTTCTCGACGGCGATGTCCCAGTCGTTGTGGTTGCCGGTGATCGCGTTGCTGGTCGGGTTGGTCATCTCGATGTTCTTCGAAGCGCCGGGCCACCGGGTGACGCGTACCCAGGGCAAGCACGCGGCGGGCGGCGTCAAGCACGAGGCGGGTACGCCGAGTGCCGGGCCCGCGCCCGAACCGGCCGCCTGA
- a CDS encoding PadR family transcriptional regulator, whose protein sequence is MAALTPLAIAMLALLRERPMHPYEMHQTLLERHQDRVMKVRPGSLYHTIERLHSDGLVAVKSVEREGNRPERTTYRILPAGERALTQRVADLLHEWGTDYPSFPVAIGEAHFLPKETAISSLKERMALIERDLAVIENGQHEATKRGVDPVVLLSGNYLHHMLSAEHDWLVRTIELIETEEYSWPNN, encoded by the coding sequence ATGGCGGCGTTGACACCATTGGCCATCGCCATGCTGGCGTTGCTGCGCGAACGCCCGATGCACCCCTACGAGATGCATCAGACGTTGCTGGAGCGCCATCAGGACCGGGTGATGAAGGTCCGGCCGGGGTCTCTCTACCACACGATCGAGCGGTTGCACTCGGACGGCCTCGTCGCGGTGAAATCCGTTGAACGGGAAGGGAATCGACCCGAGCGGACGACCTACCGCATCTTGCCTGCGGGGGAGCGCGCACTCACCCAGCGAGTCGCTGACCTGCTGCACGAGTGGGGGACGGACTACCCCTCCTTTCCGGTGGCGATCGGCGAAGCGCACTTCCTGCCGAAGGAGACTGCTATCAGCAGCCTGAAGGAGCGCATGGCGTTGATCGAGCGAGATCTGGCGGTCATCGAGAACGGCCAGCACGAAGCCACCAAACGGGGCGTCGATCCCGTTGTCCTGCTGTCCGGCAACTACTTGCACCACATGCTCAGCGCCGAGCACGACTGGCTCGTGCGCACCATCGAACTCATTGAGACTGAGGAGTACTCATGGCCGAACAACTAG
- a CDS encoding trypsin-like serine peptidase: MNRRVRAVLACAALSSLLLVAPGAQVRAEAMPSNIPQSHTTAPTKTVGALFAPNSGGQHTCTATVLASPTQDLVITAAHCLAGTGAGWTFVPAYDKGKAPYGVWHVTAAYVRPLWQSKQSPLADIAILRLAKQTRGGHSVGIQQVTGGVRLATAAAPGTVTTVTAYNGGSGDRPITCTQRVLRQSGYPMFECGGYVGGSSGSAFVTGSGQSARITGVIGGLHQGGCVDYVSYSSPFRLGVMFLFARAELHRTGDNVVQPGDDGC, from the coding sequence ATGAATCGCAGAGTCCGAGCCGTGCTCGCCTGCGCAGCGCTGTCCAGTTTGTTGCTGGTCGCCCCGGGGGCGCAGGTGCGAGCCGAAGCCATGCCATCAAACATCCCGCAGTCGCATACAACTGCGCCCACCAAGACCGTCGGTGCCCTGTTCGCTCCCAACTCCGGTGGCCAACACACCTGCACCGCAACGGTGTTGGCCAGTCCCACGCAGGATCTGGTCATCACCGCGGCCCACTGCCTGGCCGGGACGGGCGCCGGGTGGACGTTCGTGCCGGCCTACGACAAGGGCAAGGCACCGTACGGCGTGTGGCACGTCACGGCCGCCTACGTCCGCCCGCTGTGGCAGAGCAAGCAGAGCCCACTGGCCGACATCGCGATCCTGCGCCTCGCGAAGCAGACACGCGGCGGGCACAGCGTGGGAATCCAGCAGGTGACCGGAGGTGTCCGTCTCGCCACGGCAGCCGCACCTGGCACGGTCACGACGGTCACGGCGTACAACGGGGGCAGTGGAGACCGGCCGATCACCTGCACCCAGCGGGTGTTGCGGCAGAGCGGCTACCCGATGTTCGAGTGTGGCGGCTACGTCGGCGGGAGCAGCGGTTCCGCCTTCGTCACCGGCAGCGGGCAGTCCGCTCGCATCACCGGCGTCATCGGTGGCCTGCACCAAGGCGGCTGCGTCGACTACGTGTCCTACTCATCCCCGTTCCGGTTGGGCGTCATGTTCCTGTTCGCCCGCGCCGAATTGCACCGCACGGGCGACAACGTGGTCCAGCCGGGCGACGACGGCTGCTGA
- a CDS encoding GNAT family N-acetyltransferase, translating into MAGDPSYAIAALSPQTWPAFDALVQRHNGIFGGCWCIWFHPDGPERGQGADANRALKKSYVEQGAAHAALVMDGEEAIAWAEFGTPVELPTLHHKKQYDATKTQDPDYRITCVFVDKRYRRQGISELAITGALDLIAQAGGGRVESYPHDLSNQTKKLSASFLYNGTRRMYERLGFTYDRPKGLKNCVMVKTVQPAQMAGAGATR; encoded by the coding sequence ATGGCCGGTGACCCGTCGTACGCCATTGCCGCTCTGAGTCCGCAGACGTGGCCGGCGTTCGACGCCCTGGTCCAGCGGCACAACGGCATCTTCGGCGGCTGCTGGTGTATCTGGTTCCACCCCGACGGTCCCGAGCGAGGGCAGGGTGCCGACGCGAATCGGGCGCTGAAGAAGTCCTACGTGGAGCAGGGCGCCGCCCACGCGGCGCTGGTGATGGACGGCGAGGAAGCCATCGCCTGGGCCGAGTTCGGTACCCCGGTCGAGTTGCCCACCCTGCACCACAAGAAGCAGTACGACGCCACCAAGACCCAGGACCCCGATTACCGGATCACCTGCGTCTTCGTTGACAAGCGGTACCGGCGACAGGGCATCAGCGAACTGGCGATCACCGGCGCCCTCGACCTGATCGCGCAGGCGGGCGGCGGACGGGTCGAGAGCTACCCGCACGATCTGAGCAACCAGACCAAGAAGCTGTCCGCTTCGTTCCTCTACAACGGCACGCGGCGGATGTACGAGCGGCTCGGCTTCACCTACGACCGGCCCAAGGGCCTGAAGAACTGCGTGATGGTGAAAACGGTGCAGCCAGCTCAGATGGCCGGCGCCGGAGCGACCCGGTAG